The following proteins are encoded in a genomic region of Chloroflexota bacterium:
- a CDS encoding response regulator transcription factor, producing the protein MSSRALKVLIVDDEPQIVRALRAGLRAGGYEVVSASDGDSAVRAATADTPDVMILDLSMAPVDGFEVVERVRQSSAVPIIVLSVRDSDQDKVRALDLGADDYLVKPFSLDELLARIRVALRHAERTTPSAPAIQEYGPLQIDLDARVVTRRGEEVKLTPKEFALLKVLIENAGKVLTQRVLLQKVWGPEYGDEAAYLHVYIGQLRRKLEDDPSRPRLIVTEPGVGYRFRLDA; encoded by the coding sequence ATGAGCAGCCGGGCGCTTAAGGTGCTCATCGTGGACGACGAGCCGCAGATCGTCCGCGCGCTGCGCGCGGGCCTGCGCGCGGGCGGCTACGAGGTCGTCAGCGCCTCAGATGGCGACAGCGCGGTGCGCGCCGCGACCGCCGACACACCCGATGTGATGATTCTCGATCTGTCGATGGCGCCGGTGGACGGCTTTGAGGTGGTCGAGCGCGTGCGGCAAAGCTCGGCGGTGCCGATCATCGTGCTGTCGGTGCGCGATAGCGATCAGGACAAGGTGCGCGCGCTCGATCTCGGCGCCGACGACTACCTCGTCAAGCCGTTCAGCCTCGACGAGTTGCTGGCGCGCATCCGGGTCGCCCTGCGCCATGCCGAGCGCACCACGCCGTCAGCGCCGGCAATTCAGGAGTACGGGCCGCTGCAAATCGATCTCGACGCGCGAGTGGTGACCCGTCGCGGCGAGGAAGTGAAACTGACGCCCAAGGAGTTCGCGCTGCTCAAGGTGCTGATCGAAAACGCCGGCAAGGTGCTGACTCAGCGCGTATTGCTGCAGAAGGTCTGGGGACCGGAGTACGGCGACGAGGCGGCGTACCTGCACGTGTATATCGGCCAGTTGCGCCGCAAGCTGGAAGACGACCCCAGTCGCCCGCGCCTGATTGTGACCGAGCCAGGGGTCGGTTATCGCTTCCGCCTCGATGCGTGA
- a CDS encoding APC family permease, whose protein sequence is MSEVVRHIRQRRDEQRRRSITSMLLGQALETSEMPHQAIGKVVALAVFASDALSSVAYATDEILLVLAAAGTAAFAFSLPVAGAISLLLVILTLSYRQTIFAYPGGGGAYIVARDNLGEGAAQTAGAALMTDYILTVSVSVASGVAQLVSAFPELHSFRVELALVIIAFMTIMNLRGVKESGRVFAVPTYFFVGMIGLMLGVGLFRYLTGTLPQVTGVLHPVETGVETLSLFLVLHAFSSGCTALTGVEAISNGITAFREPKSRNAATTMLWMSGILMTTFLAITFLAGQAGVVPSKDETVISQLARTIMGASTPLYLLTIAATTLILIMAANTSFADFPRLAALHAGDRFLPRQLTFRGHRLVFSWGITLLAMLASLLIVVFEADVSALIPLYAIGVFLSFTLSQAGMVVRWWKISKLKPGDTIKTHGSMLEHDPRWHWKIAINAIGAAASFVVMIIFAVTKFPQGAWIVVVLVPTLVIVFFRIHHHYQRVATELSLRGKAVQMGPRPLKTILLVDDVHAATLRMVNFVKSTGEPWEGVHIAINPEKTEQVAQKWAERLPDAPPLVILESPYRSLTQPLVDYIQAYLKERPDAFVHVILSQITFDSYWEHALHQNSSIVFKLALQSMPRVVVTDVTYQLHVHANGKPAEVAGAASSGR, encoded by the coding sequence ATGAGTGAAGTTGTCCGACATATCCGTCAGCGCCGCGACGAGCAGCGACGCCGGTCGATTACCAGCATGCTGCTCGGCCAGGCGCTCGAAACCTCCGAAATGCCGCATCAGGCGATCGGCAAAGTCGTGGCGCTGGCCGTGTTCGCATCCGACGCCCTGTCGTCGGTGGCGTACGCCACCGACGAAATCCTGCTGGTGCTGGCCGCGGCCGGCACCGCTGCGTTCGCGTTTTCGCTGCCTGTGGCGGGCGCGATCTCGCTCCTGCTCGTTATCCTGACGCTGTCGTACCGGCAGACGATCTTCGCATACCCTGGCGGCGGCGGCGCGTACATTGTGGCGCGCGACAACCTCGGCGAAGGGGCCGCACAGACCGCCGGCGCGGCGCTGATGACCGACTACATTCTGACCGTGTCCGTTAGCGTCGCGTCGGGCGTGGCGCAACTGGTCTCCGCATTTCCGGAGTTACATAGCTTTCGCGTCGAATTGGCGCTGGTGATCATCGCGTTCATGACGATCATGAACTTGCGCGGCGTCAAAGAATCCGGCCGTGTCTTTGCCGTGCCGACGTACTTCTTCGTCGGCATGATCGGACTCATGCTCGGCGTCGGCTTGTTCCGCTACTTGACCGGCACGCTGCCGCAGGTGACCGGCGTGCTTCACCCCGTGGAAACCGGCGTCGAGACCTTGTCGTTGTTTCTCGTGCTGCACGCGTTCTCCAGCGGCTGTACCGCGCTGACCGGCGTCGAAGCGATCTCGAACGGCATCACGGCGTTCCGTGAGCCGAAGAGCCGCAACGCCGCCACGACCATGCTCTGGATGAGCGGCATCCTGATGACGACCTTCCTGGCGATCACGTTCCTGGCCGGCCAGGCGGGCGTCGTGCCGTCGAAGGACGAGACGGTCATCTCGCAACTGGCGCGCACGATCATGGGCGCGAGCACGCCGCTGTATCTGCTCACGATTGCGGCCACGACGCTGATACTTATTATGGCGGCCAATACCTCGTTCGCGGACTTCCCGCGACTGGCCGCGCTGCATGCCGGCGACCGCTTCCTGCCGCGGCAGTTGACTTTTCGCGGCCACCGGCTGGTCTTCTCGTGGGGCATTACGCTGTTGGCGATGCTGGCCTCGCTGCTGATTGTGGTGTTCGAGGCCGATGTGTCCGCGCTGATTCCGCTGTACGCCATCGGCGTCTTCCTGTCGTTCACGTTGTCGCAGGCGGGCATGGTGGTCCGCTGGTGGAAAATTTCGAAGCTGAAACCGGGCGATACCATCAAGACGCATGGCTCGATGCTGGAGCACGACCCACGCTGGCACTGGAAGATCGCGATCAATGCGATCGGCGCGGCAGCGTCGTTCGTGGTGATGATCATCTTTGCCGTGACCAAGTTCCCGCAGGGAGCGTGGATCGTGGTCGTGTTGGTGCCGACGCTGGTGATCGTCTTCTTCCGCATCCACCACCATTACCAGCGCGTGGCAACCGAGTTGAGCCTGCGCGGCAAGGCAGTGCAGATGGGGCCGCGACCGTTGAAGACGATCCTGCTGGTGGACGATGTGCATGCGGCCACGCTGCGCATGGTCAATTTCGTCAAGTCCACCGGTGAGCCGTGGGAAGGCGTGCACATCGCGATCAACCCGGAGAAGACCGAGCAGGTGGCGCAGAAGTGGGCCGAGCGCCTGCCGGACGCGCCGCCGCTCGTGATCCTCGAATCACCGTACCGCAGCCTGACGCAGCCGCTGGTCGACTATATCCAGGCGTACCTGAAGGAGCGGCCGGACGCGTTCGTACACGTCATCCTCAGCCAGATCACTTTTGACAGCTACTGGGAGCACGCACTACACCAGAACAGCTCAATCGTGTTCAAGCTGGCGCTGCAGTCGATGCCGCGCGTGGTCGTGACCGATGTGACGTACCAGTTGCACGTCCATGCCAACGGCAAGCCGGCCGAAGTGGCCGGCGCAGCGAGCTCCGGCCGGTAG
- the tig gene encoding trigger factor, whose protein sequence is MTTLQNVTEEKLGPCLIALQAEVAAADVATAMQSAAQRIARQTRIPGFRKGKAPYAVVLRTIGKEALRQEAVEEIADDVLIKLLDERSINAYARPVLEVVSQEPMTLKYTVATRPVIDPGAYRSLRLEPKPAEQIGDTQVDRALAQVQRAHATIATVERAAEIGDIVNMDVKIMSGEAMLIDRKATDVALVEGEEDLTPGFSRAMIGVAKGDSRTINLLVAESDTESGLAGQTLNITAVVHEVKSMTLPALDDELAKTDGRFETLDELRADLKKNLQDNADHVAKETFDDEVLKAAVAGAKVEYPDVMLNEEVNHQIEHFKEDVAQQGFVFDQWLRMNNMSLDTFRSSIRPGSESRLRNTLFLYDIAEREGLKVQADDINVEVESMAARYPEDLRGYVRDAYKDKNSQVALGLTLLQRWTMEKLVAIAKGEVVMLPGDADAARPSDVVVAS, encoded by the coding sequence ATGACGACACTGCAAAATGTTACGGAAGAGAAGCTCGGCCCCTGCCTGATCGCGCTGCAGGCGGAAGTAGCCGCCGCCGACGTGGCCACGGCCATGCAGTCGGCTGCGCAGCGCATCGCCCGGCAGACGCGCATCCCCGGTTTCCGGAAAGGGAAGGCACCGTACGCCGTGGTCCTGCGCACGATCGGCAAAGAGGCGCTGCGGCAAGAGGCGGTCGAAGAGATCGCCGACGATGTGCTGATCAAGCTGCTGGACGAGCGCAGCATCAACGCCTATGCGCGGCCGGTGCTGGAGGTCGTGAGCCAGGAGCCGATGACGCTCAAGTATACGGTGGCCACCCGCCCCGTGATCGACCCGGGCGCGTACCGATCGCTACGCCTGGAGCCGAAGCCGGCCGAGCAGATCGGCGACACGCAGGTTGACCGCGCGCTGGCGCAGGTGCAGCGCGCGCATGCCACCATCGCGACGGTCGAGCGCGCCGCCGAAATCGGCGACATCGTCAACATGGATGTCAAGATCATGTCCGGCGAGGCCATGCTGATCGACCGCAAAGCGACCGATGTGGCGCTGGTCGAGGGCGAGGAGGACCTGACGCCCGGCTTCAGCCGGGCGATGATCGGCGTGGCCAAAGGCGATTCGCGCACGATCAACCTGCTGGTGGCGGAGAGCGACACCGAGAGCGGGCTGGCCGGGCAGACGCTGAACATCACGGCGGTGGTTCACGAGGTCAAGTCGATGACGCTGCCGGCGCTCGACGACGAGTTGGCCAAGACCGACGGGCGCTTCGAGACGCTCGACGAATTACGGGCCGATCTCAAGAAGAATCTGCAAGACAATGCCGACCACGTCGCGAAGGAGACGTTTGACGATGAGGTGCTGAAGGCAGCCGTCGCTGGCGCCAAGGTTGAGTACCCCGACGTGATGCTCAATGAGGAAGTCAACCATCAGATCGAGCACTTCAAAGAGGACGTGGCGCAGCAGGGCTTCGTGTTCGACCAGTGGCTGCGTATGAATAACATGTCGCTTGACACCTTCCGCTCGTCGATCCGGCCCGGTTCGGAATCGCGCTTGCGCAACACGTTGTTCCTATACGACATCGCGGAGCGCGAGGGGCTGAAGGTGCAGGCCGACGACATCAACGTCGAAGTGGAGTCGATGGCGGCGCGCTATCCCGAGGATCTACGCGGCTATGTGCGCGACGCTTACAAGGACAAGAACTCGCAGGTGGCGCTGGGCCTGACGCTCCTGCAGCGCTGGACGATGGAGAAGTTGGTGGCGATCGCGAAGGGTGAGGTCGTCATGCTGCCCGGTGATGCCGATGCGGCGCGCCCAAGCGACGTGGTCGTCGCCTCGTAA
- a CDS encoding ATP-dependent Clp protease proteolytic subunit, with translation MEIQSVIPYVIENTGRGERAMDIYSLLLKERIIFLGTPINDQVANAIVAQLLFLDREDPDREIQMFINSPGGVIYSGLAIIDTMGLIRAPISTVAVGSTASFGTVVLAMGSKGRRRALPNATIHLHQPLGGAEGQATDIAIHAKEILRLREKLNTILAAATGKTLEVIAHDTERDFFLDAQGAVDYGLVDEVLTRGLDGKDGDKPKNG, from the coding sequence ATGGAGATTCAGAGCGTGATCCCGTACGTTATCGAAAACACCGGCCGCGGCGAGCGGGCGATGGACATCTATTCGCTGCTGCTCAAGGAGCGCATCATCTTCCTGGGCACGCCGATCAACGACCAGGTCGCCAATGCGATCGTGGCCCAGTTGCTCTTCCTCGACCGCGAGGACCCGGATCGCGAAATCCAAATGTTTATCAATTCGCCGGGTGGCGTCATCTATTCCGGCCTGGCGATCATCGACACGATGGGCCTGATCCGCGCGCCGATCTCGACGGTGGCGGTCGGCTCGACGGCGTCGTTCGGCACGGTGGTGCTGGCGATGGGCTCCAAGGGCCGCCGCCGCGCGCTGCCCAATGCAACGATCCACCTGCACCAGCCGCTGGGCGGCGCCGAGGGGCAGGCCACGGATATTGCCATCCACGCCAAGGAGATCCTGCGCCTGCGCGAGAAGCTGAACACCATTCTGGCGGCCGCGACCGGCAAGACGCTGGAAGTGATCGCGCACGACACGGAGCGCGACTTCTTCCTGGACGCGCAGGGCGCGGTCGACTACGGCCTGGTCGACGAGGTCCTGACGCGCGGCCTGGACGGCAAGGATGGCGACAAGCCGAAGAACGGCTAA
- a CDS encoding molybdopterin molybdotransferase MoeA: MTQSKYAMISVDEALAIVLDHVHARPPVRVPLDAVHGLVLAEDCAATDAMPPFAAAGVDGFAVRAADGARPRRYLGEQMAGYVAGIRVEPGTAMRITTGAPVPDGADAVVMVEVAEVRDGQVIVHAAPNAGDGIRPVGQDIQTGEVVLRSGTLLGPAEIGLLAMIGCAEAPVIPRPRVAVFSTGDELVEPGQTPGPGQIRDSNRFALLAAARAAGAEALSLGAARDNADELSAKMDEALARGDVIVSSGGVSMGQLDLVKPLLERRGQVHFGRVTMKPGKPLTFVTIGETPFFALPGFPVSSLVSFELFVRPALLKMAGRSDVLRPRITVALAHDVKHDAARTEFQRAIATARDGEYAATTTGFQGSGRLLSMAGANVLIKLPVGRGDFKRGEYVEALVIGEIR; the protein is encoded by the coding sequence ATGACACAGTCCAAATACGCGATGATCTCGGTTGACGAGGCGCTCGCCATCGTGCTCGATCACGTGCATGCGCGGCCGCCGGTGCGCGTGCCGCTCGATGCGGTGCACGGGCTGGTGCTGGCGGAGGACTGCGCGGCGACCGATGCGATGCCGCCGTTCGCCGCCGCCGGCGTCGATGGCTTCGCCGTTCGCGCGGCCGATGGCGCCAGGCCGCGCCGGTACCTGGGCGAGCAGATGGCCGGGTACGTGGCGGGCATCCGCGTGGAGCCCGGCACGGCGATGCGCATCACCACCGGCGCGCCGGTGCCGGATGGGGCCGATGCGGTCGTGATGGTCGAGGTGGCCGAGGTGCGCGACGGGCAGGTCATTGTCCATGCAGCGCCTAATGCGGGCGACGGCATCCGGCCGGTAGGGCAGGATATCCAGACGGGTGAAGTCGTGTTACGCAGCGGAACGCTGCTCGGTCCCGCCGAGATCGGCCTGCTGGCGATGATCGGCTGCGCGGAGGCGCCGGTGATTCCGCGCCCGCGCGTCGCCGTCTTCTCCACGGGCGATGAACTGGTGGAGCCGGGGCAGACGCCCGGCCCCGGCCAGATCCGCGACAGCAATCGCTTTGCGCTGCTGGCGGCGGCGCGCGCGGCCGGCGCCGAGGCGCTCTCACTGGGCGCGGCGCGCGACAATGCCGACGAACTTAGCGCGAAGATGGACGAGGCGCTGGCGCGCGGCGACGTGATTGTCTCATCCGGCGGCGTCTCGATGGGCCAACTCGATCTGGTCAAGCCGCTGCTGGAACGGCGCGGGCAGGTGCACTTCGGCCGCGTGACGATGAAACCCGGCAAGCCGCTCACCTTCGTGACGATCGGCGAGACGCCGTTCTTCGCGCTGCCGGGCTTCCCGGTCTCGTCGCTCGTCTCGTTCGAGCTGTTCGTGCGGCCCGCGCTGCTGAAGATGGCCGGTCGCAGCGACGTGCTGCGCCCGCGCATCACCGTCGCGCTGGCGCACGACGTGAAGCACGACGCGGCGCGCACCGAATTCCAGCGCGCGATCGCCACGGCGCGCGACGGGGAGTACGCGGCGACGACCACCGGCTTTCAAGGCTCCGGCCGCCTGCTGTCGATGGCCGGCGCGAACGTGCTGATCAAACTGCCGGTCGGACGCGGCGACTTCAAGCGCGGCGAGTACGTCGAGGCGCTGGTAATCGGGGAGATCAGGTAA
- a CDS encoding DUF4160 domain-containing protein codes for MPEISRFFGIVIRMYYDDHDPPHFHAIYGGEEAQIGIEPIALLHGNLPGRALSMVFEWAAIHQQELLGNWQLLRVDSVPVKIAPLR; via the coding sequence GTGCCAGAGATCAGCCGTTTCTTTGGGATCGTCATACGCATGTACTATGATGATCACGACCCGCCTCACTTCCATGCAATTTACGGTGGCGAAGAAGCACAAATTGGTATCGAACCAATTGCGTTGCTTCATGGCAATTTACCTGGACGGGCGTTGTCAATGGTATTCGAGTGGGCTGCCATACATCAACAAGAATTACTGGGGAACTGGCAACTTTTGCGAGTTGATAGCGTGCCGGTTAAGATAGCGCCGTTGCGCTAG
- a CDS encoding DUF2442 domain-containing protein: MKAVRYIDGYTLELTFGDGVVARLDFQAKVCGRGGVFAPLADTRVFRQVAVDSESGTLVWPNGVDLDPDVLYSEATGKTLPMPQAA; this comes from the coding sequence ATTAAGGCTGTGCGATACATAGACGGCTACACGCTGGAACTGACCTTTGGCGACGGGGTGGTGGCGCGCCTTGATTTCCAAGCTAAGGTCTGTGGCCGCGGAGGCGTATTTGCGCCTCTTGCCGATACGCGCGTTTTTCGCCAGGTCGCCGTTGACTCGGAATCGGGCACGCTAGTGTGGCCGAACGGAGTTGATCTGGATCCGGATGTGCTGTATAGCGAAGCAACGGGCAAAACGCTCCCGATGCCACAAGCCGCGTGA